From Nocardioides sp. HDW12B, the proteins below share one genomic window:
- a CDS encoding lipoate--protein ligase family protein: MRLMRGPLAGGVGADGVGAGGVEAGLELAVARAMLNQAKAGGLDEAVRVYRPRSPTVAFGRRDTRLPGFPAAVAAARAAGFEPVVRAVGGRAVAYTDAALVVDHVRAEVGAIGGQDERFEEFGQRFVTLFRGYGVDARLGAVPGEYCPGAHSINAHGTRKLVGTAQRMTPGAWLFSSLLVVGDTDRLRPVLAEVYRCLDQDFDTASVGALAEELPGLDVAAIEEAVVAAFAPVGESDASGPRSLDSRPAVPPGSSPDAVPPDLLAAARDLLDQHRVDPPTRPV, translated from the coding sequence ATGCGGCTGATGCGGGGTCCCCTGGCGGGTGGGGTCGGAGCGGACGGCGTCGGGGCGGGTGGGGTGGAGGCGGGGCTGGAGCTGGCGGTGGCGCGGGCGATGCTCAACCAGGCCAAGGCGGGGGGCCTCGACGAGGCGGTCCGGGTCTACCGGCCGCGTTCGCCGACCGTCGCGTTCGGGCGCCGCGACACCCGGCTGCCGGGCTTCCCGGCGGCGGTGGCGGCGGCCCGGGCGGCCGGGTTCGAGCCCGTCGTCCGCGCGGTCGGCGGCCGAGCGGTCGCCTACACCGACGCCGCGCTGGTGGTCGACCACGTCCGGGCGGAGGTCGGCGCGATCGGCGGGCAGGACGAGCGGTTCGAGGAGTTCGGTCAGCGCTTCGTCACGCTGTTCCGGGGGTACGGCGTCGACGCCCGCCTCGGCGCCGTCCCGGGCGAGTACTGTCCTGGCGCGCACAGCATCAACGCCCACGGCACCCGCAAGCTCGTCGGCACCGCCCAGCGCATGACGCCCGGCGCCTGGCTGTTCAGCTCGCTGCTCGTCGTCGGCGACACCGACCGCCTCCGCCCGGTGCTCGCCGAGGTCTACCGCTGCCTCGACCAGGACTTCGACACCGCCTCGGTCGGCGCGCTCGCCGAGGAGCTGCCCGGCCTCGACGTCGCGGCGATCGAGGAGGCCGTCGTCGCGGCCTTCGCCCCGGTTGGTGAGAGCGACGCCTCGGGCCCGCGCAGCCTGGACAGCCGACCCGCCGTACCACCCGGGTCGAGCCCCGACGCCGTCCCACCGGACCTTCTCGCCGCGGCCCGTGACCTGCTCGACCAGCACCGCGTGGATCCGCCGACCAGGCCTGTCTGA
- a CDS encoding carboxyl transferase domain-containing protein — translation MFKRIAIVNRGEAAMRLIHAVRDLNAEGGQQIRTIALHVDEERTAMFAREADEAHALGPAASRPYLDHAALERALVATKADAVWVGWGFVAEDPNFADLCERLGITFIGPSGEAMRKLGDKIGSKLIAEEVGVPVAPWSRGGVETLEQALEAAQSIGYPLMLKATAGGGGRGIRKVESAAELEDAYQRTRDEAERAFGSGIVFLERLVTGARHVEVQVIADGQGTAWAVGVRDCTVQRRNQKVIEESASPLLDDSQTDELKASAERLAIAVDYRGAGTVEFLYHPGEKTFAFLEVNTRLQVEHPITELTTDLDLVKAQIHVSSGGRLEGEKPVEKGHAVEARLNAEDPDRDFSPSPGRIALLELPAGPGIRVDTGVSEGDTIPSEFDSMIAKIIAYGRTRDEALARLRRAMAETTVVIEGGATNKSFVLDLLDQPEVVDGGPSGTDWADTAWIDRAREAGRLVSHKHSGIALVAAGIEAYEDEAQLEITRLLESAHGGRPQVQHRVGHPVDFKLRGTPYKVAVLQTGPHRFRVGVASGDVEQVVVAELERRSEFHARLLIEGVSTSSTTGSSTSVYRLVTATHEPVHLIEVDGVAHRVTRDEGGVLRSPAPALVVGSPVAVDDVVPAGAPVLVLESMKMETVLRAPFEAKVRELMVMTGSQVETGAPLARLEPVGDPAEAGAAAVTGPELDLPAEPTDAPAAVRAARARADLTAQLLGFDVDPQTPGLALNDYLAAREELKADGVDVVRDELELLALFADFAELSRNRPAGEELHTELRIHSSREHFHTYLQSLDADRGALPQEFRDRLARVLARYGVTEAERTSALEEAVFRVFLAQSRSTSDVHLATSLLQRWIAEPPPADDIAGPARETLERLVRATQLRFPVVGDLARSVRFRWFDQPLVDAERTSVLAEVRDQVAALAADPGMADRAERIETLTNIPEPIVRFLAERLADGVPAHEPMLEVLVRRHYREYDLTGLESRQRGGRPFAVADYTLDDRPTRLVSTLGTFAELSDDSGSLATALGEELAERAAGQHGVVDLYLHWPEAPESADEAAAELAGVVGALPFASDVRRVAVAVSAGDDRPVGYYTYRPSPEGGVFEDDLVRGVHPMVGRRLNLWRLRHFDVTRVEAPEDVLLYECVAKENPQDRRLVALAQVRQLAVVRDDDGNVTGMPHAERAVENCLEAIRRTRSSRGAAGSKLDNNHVWVQVWPLVEADPEQLTALQGKITPLTDGTGIAEVLAQGRVASPDGPVPLAIRFHAQPGAGVTASFEEPPTEPLAPLDEYASKVVRARRRGLVYPYELEGVLAGPNGSLVEHDLDDKGDLVPVDRPRGLNKAGILVAVVTTPTALHPEGVTRVVLCGDPTKALGAVSEPECARVIAAIDLAERMGVPVEWFALSAGARISMDSGTENMDWVAAALKRIITFTQAGGEINVVVAGINVGAQPYWNAEATMLMHTKGILVMTPDSAMVLTGKQSLDFSGGVSAEDNYGIGGYDRVMGPNGQAQYWAPDLAGAFGVLMAHYDHTYVVPGEARPRQAETSDPVDRDVSPFPHTHPDSDFTTVGEIFSSETNPDRKRAFDIRTVMRAVADQDHPTLERWAGMADADTAVVQDAHLGGHPVALLGIESRPVPRRGFPPTDGPDTYTAGTLFPRSSKKAARAINAASGNRPLVVLANLSGFDGSPDSMRNLQLEYGAEIGRAIVNFEGPIAFVVISRYHGGAFVVFSKALNPNMTVLALEGSYASVIGGAPAAAVVFAGEVAKRVSADARIADLEARIAEASGTEKGRLVVELAELRAAVRPEKIGEVAAEFDGVHDIHRAVRVGSVDEVITAAQLRPRLVQAVEEGLAKLS, via the coding sequence GTGTTCAAGCGCATCGCCATCGTCAACCGCGGTGAAGCCGCCATGCGGCTGATCCACGCCGTACGCGACCTCAACGCCGAGGGCGGGCAGCAGATCCGCACGATCGCCCTCCACGTCGACGAGGAACGCACGGCGATGTTCGCCCGCGAGGCCGACGAGGCCCACGCGCTCGGCCCGGCCGCGAGCCGGCCCTACCTCGACCACGCCGCCCTCGAGCGCGCCCTGGTCGCCACGAAGGCCGACGCCGTCTGGGTCGGCTGGGGCTTCGTCGCCGAGGACCCCAACTTCGCCGACCTCTGCGAGCGGCTCGGCATCACCTTCATCGGCCCCAGCGGCGAGGCCATGCGCAAGCTCGGCGACAAGATCGGCTCCAAGCTGATCGCCGAGGAGGTCGGCGTACCGGTCGCGCCCTGGTCGCGCGGCGGGGTCGAGACTCTCGAGCAGGCCCTCGAGGCCGCGCAGTCCATCGGCTACCCCCTCATGCTCAAGGCCACCGCCGGTGGCGGCGGGCGCGGCATCCGCAAGGTCGAGTCCGCGGCCGAGCTCGAGGACGCCTACCAGCGCACCCGCGACGAGGCCGAGCGCGCCTTCGGCAGCGGCATCGTCTTCCTCGAGCGGCTGGTCACCGGCGCCCGCCACGTCGAGGTCCAGGTCATCGCCGACGGCCAGGGCACCGCGTGGGCCGTCGGCGTACGCGACTGCACCGTGCAGCGACGCAACCAGAAGGTCATCGAGGAGTCCGCCTCCCCGCTGCTCGACGACAGCCAGACCGACGAGCTCAAGGCCTCGGCCGAGCGGCTCGCGATCGCCGTCGACTACCGCGGCGCCGGAACTGTCGAGTTCCTCTACCACCCGGGCGAGAAAACCTTCGCCTTCCTCGAGGTCAACACCCGCCTCCAGGTCGAGCACCCCATCACCGAGCTCACCACCGACCTCGACCTCGTCAAGGCCCAGATCCACGTGTCGTCCGGCGGCCGCCTCGAGGGCGAGAAGCCCGTCGAGAAGGGCCACGCCGTCGAGGCGCGGCTCAACGCCGAGGACCCCGACCGCGACTTCTCGCCGTCCCCGGGCCGCATCGCCCTGCTCGAGCTGCCCGCCGGCCCCGGCATCCGCGTCGACACCGGCGTCAGCGAGGGCGACACCATCCCCTCGGAGTTCGACTCGATGATCGCCAAGATCATCGCCTACGGCCGCACCCGCGACGAGGCGCTCGCCCGCCTGCGCCGCGCCATGGCCGAGACCACCGTCGTCATCGAGGGCGGCGCCACCAACAAGAGCTTCGTCCTCGACCTGCTCGACCAGCCCGAGGTCGTCGACGGCGGTCCCTCGGGCACCGACTGGGCCGACACCGCCTGGATCGACCGCGCCCGCGAGGCCGGCCGCCTCGTCTCCCACAAGCACTCCGGCATCGCGCTCGTCGCCGCCGGCATCGAGGCCTACGAGGACGAGGCCCAGCTCGAGATCACCCGCCTGCTCGAGAGCGCCCACGGCGGCCGCCCGCAGGTCCAGCACCGCGTCGGCCACCCGGTCGACTTCAAGCTGCGCGGTACGCCGTACAAGGTGGCGGTCCTGCAGACCGGGCCCCACCGCTTCCGGGTCGGCGTGGCCTCCGGCGACGTCGAGCAGGTCGTCGTGGCCGAGCTCGAGCGACGTAGCGAGTTCCACGCGCGGCTGCTGATCGAGGGGGTCTCGACGAGCTCGACCACCGGAAGCTCGACCAGCGTGTACCGCCTCGTCACCGCCACCCACGAGCCGGTCCACCTCATCGAGGTCGACGGCGTCGCCCACCGCGTCACGCGCGACGAGGGCGGCGTGCTGCGCTCCCCCGCCCCGGCGCTCGTCGTCGGCTCCCCCGTCGCGGTCGACGACGTCGTGCCGGCCGGAGCGCCCGTCCTCGTGCTCGAGTCGATGAAGATGGAGACCGTGCTGCGCGCGCCCTTCGAGGCGAAGGTGCGCGAGCTCATGGTCATGACCGGCAGCCAGGTCGAGACCGGCGCACCGCTGGCGCGGCTCGAGCCCGTCGGCGACCCCGCCGAGGCCGGCGCCGCCGCAGTGACCGGGCCCGAGCTCGACCTGCCCGCGGAGCCCACCGACGCCCCGGCCGCCGTGCGCGCCGCCCGCGCTCGCGCGGACCTGACCGCGCAGCTGCTCGGCTTCGACGTCGACCCGCAGACGCCCGGCCTCGCGCTGAACGACTACCTCGCCGCCCGCGAGGAGCTCAAGGCCGACGGCGTCGACGTGGTGCGTGACGAGCTGGAGCTGCTCGCGCTGTTCGCCGACTTCGCCGAGCTCAGCCGCAACCGCCCCGCCGGCGAGGAGCTGCACACCGAGCTGCGCATCCACAGCTCGCGCGAGCACTTCCACACCTACCTGCAGAGCCTCGACGCCGACCGCGGCGCGCTGCCGCAGGAGTTCCGCGACCGGCTCGCCCGCGTGCTCGCGCGCTACGGCGTCACCGAGGCCGAGCGCACGTCGGCGCTCGAGGAGGCCGTCTTCCGCGTCTTCCTCGCCCAGTCGCGCTCCACCTCCGACGTGCACCTCGCGACCTCACTGCTGCAGCGCTGGATCGCCGAGCCGCCGCCGGCCGACGACATCGCCGGGCCCGCCCGCGAGACCCTCGAGCGGCTCGTGCGCGCCACCCAGCTGCGCTTCCCCGTGGTCGGCGACCTCGCGCGCAGCGTGCGGTTCCGCTGGTTCGACCAGCCACTCGTTGACGCCGAGCGCACCAGCGTGCTCGCCGAGGTCCGCGACCAGGTAGCCGCGCTCGCCGCCGACCCGGGCATGGCCGACCGCGCCGAGCGCATCGAGACGCTGACCAACATCCCCGAGCCGATCGTGCGCTTCCTCGCCGAGCGGCTCGCGGACGGCGTACCGGCGCACGAGCCGATGCTCGAGGTGCTCGTGCGCCGCCACTACCGCGAGTACGACCTCACCGGCCTCGAGTCGCGCCAGCGGGGCGGGCGGCCGTTCGCGGTGGCCGACTACACGCTCGACGACCGGCCGACCCGGCTGGTCTCCACGCTCGGCACCTTCGCCGAGCTCTCCGACGACTCCGGCTCGTTGGCGACCGCGCTGGGTGAGGAGCTCGCCGAGCGAGCTGCCGGTCAGCACGGGGTCGTCGACCTCTACCTGCACTGGCCGGAGGCGCCGGAGTCCGCGGACGAGGCGGCCGCCGAGCTGGCGGGTGTCGTCGGCGCGCTGCCGTTCGCCAGCGACGTACGTCGTGTCGCGGTCGCGGTGAGTGCCGGGGACGACCGTCCCGTCGGCTACTACACCTACCGGCCGTCGCCCGAGGGCGGCGTCTTCGAGGACGACCTGGTGCGCGGCGTGCACCCGATGGTCGGCCGCCGGCTGAACCTGTGGCGGCTGCGCCACTTCGACGTCACGCGCGTCGAGGCTCCCGAGGACGTGCTGCTCTACGAGTGCGTCGCGAAGGAGAACCCGCAGGACCGGCGACTCGTCGCGCTGGCGCAGGTGCGCCAGCTCGCCGTCGTGCGCGACGACGACGGCAACGTCACCGGCATGCCCCACGCCGAGCGGGCCGTCGAGAACTGCCTTGAGGCTATTCGGCGCACGCGCAGCTCGCGTGGCGCCGCCGGCAGCAAGCTCGACAACAACCACGTCTGGGTGCAGGTGTGGCCGCTGGTCGAGGCCGACCCCGAGCAGCTGACCGCGCTGCAGGGCAAGATCACGCCGCTGACCGACGGCACCGGCATCGCCGAGGTGCTGGCCCAGGGCCGGGTGGCCTCGCCCGACGGCCCGGTGCCGCTGGCGATCCGTTTCCACGCCCAGCCCGGCGCCGGGGTGACGGCGTCCTTCGAGGAGCCGCCGACCGAGCCGCTGGCGCCGCTGGACGAATACGCCTCCAAGGTCGTGCGCGCCCGGCGTCGCGGGCTGGTCTACCCCTACGAGCTCGAGGGCGTGCTGGCCGGGCCGAACGGGTCGCTGGTCGAGCACGACCTCGACGACAAGGGCGACCTCGTGCCGGTGGACCGGCCCCGCGGGCTCAACAAGGCGGGCATCCTCGTCGCCGTCGTGACCACGCCGACCGCGCTGCACCCCGAGGGCGTGACGCGGGTCGTGCTGTGCGGCGACCCGACCAAGGCGCTCGGCGCCGTGTCGGAGCCGGAGTGCGCGCGGGTCATCGCCGCCATCGACCTCGCCGAGCGGATGGGCGTGCCCGTCGAGTGGTTCGCTCTGTCGGCCGGTGCCCGGATCTCGATGGACTCCGGCACCGAGAACATGGACTGGGTGGCGGCCGCGCTGAAGCGGATCATCACGTTCACCCAGGCCGGCGGCGAGATCAACGTCGTGGTGGCGGGCATCAACGTGGGCGCGCAGCCCTACTGGAACGCCGAGGCCACGATGCTCATGCACACCAAGGGCATTCTTGTCATGACACCAGATAGCGCCATGGTGCTCACCGGCAAGCAGTCGCTGGACTTCTCCGGTGGCGTCTCGGCCGAGGACAACTACGGCATCGGCGGCTACGACCGCGTCATGGGCCCGAACGGCCAGGCGCAGTACTGGGCGCCCGACCTCGCCGGCGCGTTCGGCGTGCTGATGGCCCACTACGACCACACGTACGTCGTACCGGGTGAGGCACGGCCGCGTCAGGCCGAGACGAGCGACCCGGTCGACCGCGACGTGTCGCCGTTCCCGCACACGCACCCCGACAGCGACTTCACCACCGTCGGGGAGATCTTCTCGAGCGAGACGAACCCAGACCGCAAGCGGGCCTTCGACATCCGCACCGTGATGCGCGCCGTCGCCGACCAGGACCATCCGACGCTCGAGCGCTGGGCCGGCATGGCCGACGCCGACACCGCGGTGGTGCAGGACGCGCACCTCGGCGGGCACCCGGTGGCCCTGCTCGGCATCGAGTCGCGGCCGGTGCCGCGGCGCGGGTTCCCTCCCACCGACGGGCCCGACACCTACACGGCGGGGACGCTCTTCCCGCGGTCGTCGAAGAAGGCGGCGCGCGCGATCAACGCGGCCAGCGGCAACCGTCCGCTCGTGGTGCTGGCGAACCTGTCGGGCTTCGACGGGTCGCCGGACTCGATGCGCAACCTCCAGCTGGAGTACGGCGCTGAGATCGGGCGCGCGATCGTGAACTTCGAGGGGCCGATCGCGTTCGTGGTGATCTCGCGCTACCACGGTGGCGCGTTCGTGGTGTTCTCCAAGGCGCTGAACCCGAACATGACGGTGCTGGCGCTCGAGGGCTCCTACGCGTCGGTGATCGGCGGCGCGCCGGCGGCGGCCGTGGTCTTCGCCGGCGAGGTCGCCAAGCGGGTCTCCGCCGACGCCCGGATCGCCGACCTGGAGGCCCGGATCGCCGAGGCGTCCGGGACCGAGAAGGGACGCCTCGTGGTGGAGCTGGCTGAGCTGCGGGCCGCCGTACGCCCGGAGAAGATCGGTGAGGTGGCCGCCGAGTTCGACGGCGTCCACGACATCCACCGGGCCGTCCGGGTCGGGTCGGTCGACGAGGTCATCACCGCGGCCCAGCTGCGGCCGCGGCTCGTGCAGGCCGTCGAGGAGGGCCTCGCCAAGCTCAGCTGA
- a CDS encoding multiubiquitin domain-containing protein: MTATQATTGTTKLATIVVNTKRHEWTEKKITYEQVVELAFPGQPYDPAGTLVEYSRGEGPDHSLRPGKDVPVKDGMVFDVEPANRS, encoded by the coding sequence ATGACTGCAACGCAAGCAACGACCGGCACCACGAAACTCGCCACGATCGTCGTCAACACCAAGCGACATGAATGGACGGAGAAGAAGATCACCTACGAGCAGGTCGTAGAGCTCGCCTTCCCGGGCCAGCCGTACGACCCGGCCGGCACCTTGGTGGAGTACAGCCGAGGGGAAGGTCCAGATCACTCGCTGCGTCCGGGGAAGGACGTACCGGTCAAGGACGGAATGGTCTTCGATGTCGAGCCCGCCAACCGCTCCTGA
- a CDS encoding MFS transporter translates to MKRGSGLMRNPALVRSLGSFGFAFTAEWAFTVAIGLVAFADGGAVAVGVVGLLRLLPAALLAPLITAYADRLPRERVLIASSAVRGLTTLAAAPVLLADGPTVLVYVLAIASTIAFTPFRAGHSALMPSLCRTPDELTSVNVVRGGLDSFSVIVGPLVAALLVGIGDVAAVFVFAGVCALVSAALLLALDYERIPVPPAQRRLVTEIREGWTAVASDRGVTVVVSLVVLQAAIRGAFSVFVIVVAIDLLGRPESSVGVIQGLVGVGALAGSLACVMLVGSRAMTRWLGIAVVLWGAPLAIMGVLPSYPVALLAAAVIGIGNSLVDVTAFTLLARMVPNDVMARVFGVLESAGALAVGVGSLTAPLAIELLGTEAALVLVGLVAPAVCLLAWRSLTRIDRSVSTRTDELGVLRQVPMLRPLPVPVLEQLGRGLGRVTLSPGEVLFEAGAPGDSFYVVEQGAVEILDGERLVRTMGAGEGFGEIALLGPTTRTMTVRAEGPTELYSISSPAFVAAVASASGAQSAAEEARWTYLAHAPGRAAEGRDPV, encoded by the coding sequence GTGAAGCGGGGGTCCGGTCTGATGCGCAACCCGGCGCTCGTCCGGTCCCTCGGATCGTTCGGCTTCGCCTTCACCGCCGAGTGGGCGTTCACCGTCGCGATCGGTCTCGTGGCGTTCGCCGACGGCGGCGCGGTCGCGGTCGGCGTCGTCGGTCTGCTGCGCCTCCTGCCGGCCGCGCTCCTCGCCCCCCTCATCACGGCGTACGCCGACCGGTTGCCGCGTGAGCGCGTCCTCATCGCCTCCAGCGCGGTGCGGGGACTCACCACCCTCGCCGCCGCCCCGGTGCTGCTCGCCGACGGCCCGACCGTGCTCGTCTACGTGCTGGCGATCGCCTCGACCATCGCGTTCACCCCATTCCGCGCGGGCCACTCGGCCCTCATGCCGTCGCTGTGCCGCACCCCCGACGAGCTGACCTCGGTCAACGTCGTCCGCGGCGGCCTCGACTCCTTCAGCGTCATCGTCGGCCCGCTCGTGGCCGCGCTGCTGGTCGGGATCGGCGACGTCGCCGCCGTGTTCGTCTTCGCCGGCGTCTGCGCGCTGGTCTCGGCCGCGCTCCTGCTCGCCCTCGACTACGAGCGCATCCCGGTTCCCCCGGCCCAGCGCCGCCTGGTCACCGAGATCCGCGAGGGCTGGACGGCGGTCGCCTCCGACCGCGGCGTCACGGTCGTGGTGTCGCTGGTCGTGCTCCAGGCCGCCATCCGCGGGGCCTTCTCGGTGTTCGTCATCGTGGTCGCCATCGACCTGCTCGGTCGGCCCGAGTCGAGCGTCGGCGTCATCCAGGGCCTGGTCGGCGTCGGGGCCCTCGCCGGCAGCCTGGCGTGCGTGATGCTCGTCGGCAGCCGGGCCATGACCCGGTGGCTGGGGATCGCGGTCGTGCTGTGGGGTGCGCCCCTGGCGATCATGGGGGTGCTGCCGTCGTACCCCGTCGCGCTGCTCGCCGCCGCCGTCATCGGGATCGGCAACAGCCTCGTCGACGTCACCGCCTTCACGCTGCTGGCCCGCATGGTGCCGAACGACGTGATGGCGCGCGTCTTCGGCGTCCTCGAGAGCGCCGGCGCGCTCGCCGTCGGTGTCGGCTCGCTGACCGCCCCGCTGGCCATCGAGCTGCTGGGCACCGAGGCCGCCCTGGTCCTCGTCGGCCTCGTCGCGCCCGCCGTGTGCCTCCTGGCGTGGCGCAGCCTCACGCGGATCGACCGCTCGGTGTCGACCCGCACCGACGAGCTGGGCGTGCTGCGGCAGGTGCCGATGCTGCGGCCGCTGCCGGTGCCCGTCCTCGAGCAGCTGGGTCGCGGGCTCGGGCGGGTCACGCTCAGCCCCGGCGAGGTGCTCTTCGAGGCCGGGGCCCCCGGCGACAGCTTCTACGTGGTCGAGCAGGGCGCGGTCGAGATCCTCGACGGCGAGCGGCTGGTGCGCACCATGGGCGCGGGCGAGGGCTTCGGCGAGATCGCCCTGCTGGGCCCCACGACCCGCACCATGACGGTCCGCGCGGAGGGCCCGACCGAGCTGTACTCGATCAGCAGCCCGGCCTTCGTCGCCGCCGTCGCGAGCGCCAGCGGAGCGCAGTCGGCCGCCGAGGAGGCGCGGTGGACCTACCTGGCGCACGCCCCCGGGCGGGCCGCGGAGGGTCGCGACCCCGTCTGA
- a CDS encoding XRE family transcriptional regulator: MPSVMLEDRVRELIARSGHTQETFGAAIGLDSSKLSKALNGRRRFTSLELARIAETCDVTVDWLLSGEEGPAVAARVSAHGSAISLAVGEASNLAESRDNVLHLGGAHDWPKPPTPQSHLWIEQGAELAEFAISHLGVPHVLDTSETFATAIERAFGIDVRVMELDGGCDGLALSTRGGARVLLVAATENPTRQRFTMAHELSHLLCGDDQGLHIDENVMAGSRGESSEVRANAFAAALLMPESALADRFDQPVVTERVFAEAVMDLKVSPSSLAWRLFNLKVLSSERRAQLGAMRTVDCAAVAERMNEYARWVEASSQPRIPVRLVQDLFQAYVEGKTTLRPLANLLHVPVEVLRSAVESAPQPSGADEADDFAP; this comes from the coding sequence GTGCCCTCAGTCATGCTCGAAGACAGAGTCCGTGAGTTGATCGCTCGCTCTGGCCATACGCAAGAGACGTTTGGCGCGGCGATCGGCCTCGACAGTTCCAAGTTGTCGAAGGCGCTGAATGGCCGGCGTCGATTCACCTCGCTCGAACTCGCGCGCATCGCCGAGACGTGCGATGTGACCGTGGACTGGCTTCTGTCTGGCGAGGAGGGGCCGGCCGTCGCTGCGCGGGTTTCCGCGCACGGGTCCGCAATCAGCCTTGCGGTGGGCGAAGCATCGAACCTCGCTGAGTCGCGCGACAACGTGCTGCACCTCGGCGGAGCTCATGACTGGCCAAAACCGCCGACACCACAGAGCCACCTCTGGATCGAACAGGGAGCAGAGCTTGCAGAGTTCGCCATATCTCATCTAGGCGTGCCGCACGTGCTCGACACGTCTGAAACCTTTGCGACCGCCATCGAACGAGCGTTTGGCATCGACGTGCGTGTGATGGAACTGGACGGTGGTTGCGACGGACTGGCGCTTTCGACGAGAGGCGGCGCGAGGGTGCTGCTCGTCGCCGCAACCGAGAATCCCACGCGCCAGCGCTTCACGATGGCGCACGAGTTGTCTCATCTCTTGTGCGGTGACGATCAGGGCCTCCATATCGACGAGAACGTCATGGCCGGATCACGCGGCGAATCCTCAGAAGTCAGGGCAAACGCTTTCGCGGCAGCACTGCTCATGCCCGAGTCCGCCCTAGCGGACCGCTTCGACCAGCCCGTCGTGACCGAGCGGGTATTTGCTGAGGCAGTCATGGACCTCAAGGTGTCGCCGAGTTCCCTCGCCTGGCGCCTCTTTAACTTGAAGGTTCTGTCCTCGGAGCGACGCGCACAGTTGGGAGCGATGCGAACCGTCGACTGTGCCGCCGTTGCCGAGCGGATGAATGAGTACGCAAGGTGGGTCGAAGCAAGTAGTCAGCCCCGCATCCCGGTACGCCTCGTACAGGACCTATTCCAGGCCTACGTCGAAGGAAAGACGACTCTTCGACCGCTCGCTAACCTGTTGCACGTACCGGTTGAGGTGCTGCGGAGCGCAGTTGAATCTGCGCCTCAGCCGTCTGGAGCGGATGAGGCGGACGACTTTGCGCCGTGA
- a CDS encoding phage holin family protein, producing the protein MTGASPAGGTTTVTTTDPADPSQLSTAQLVSRMTEQTSTLVRSEMELAKAEIQQTVKDVGRGAGLFGASGVLALYGGGALVATVILGLSTFLDGWLAALIVTVVLFAIAGVAALAGKKKVQQAAPPVEATKRNVARDIAAVKEARS; encoded by the coding sequence GTGACCGGAGCGTCCCCGGCGGGCGGCACCACGACGGTCACCACCACCGACCCGGCCGACCCGTCACAGCTCAGCACCGCGCAGCTCGTCTCGCGCATGACCGAGCAGACCTCCACCCTTGTGCGCTCCGAGATGGAGCTGGCCAAGGCGGAGATCCAGCAGACCGTCAAGGACGTCGGTCGCGGTGCGGGGCTCTTCGGCGCCTCGGGCGTGCTCGCCCTGTACGGCGGCGGCGCCCTGGTGGCGACCGTCATCCTCGGGCTGAGCACGTTCCTCGACGGCTGGTTGGCGGCCCTGATCGTCACGGTCGTGCTCTTCGCGATCGCCGGCGTGGCCGCGCTGGCCGGCAAGAAGAAGGTCCAGCAGGCGGCCCCGCCCGTCGAGGCCACCAAGCGCAACGTCGCCCGCGACATCGCGGCCGTGAAGGAGGCGCGCTCATGA